The Shewanella halotolerans region GCGGCGTGGGGCAAAGAAGCATAGTTGCGCTATGTGAATTGCACACAACAAAGAGCAGGATGCGTTTAGATGAACCCGTTGGGCAGCATTTGTAGGCCATTTCTACCTCGTTCTCGTCAGCTTATGTAGAACAACTACACTACACTGACTCCGCCTTGTATAAATCACCTAAAAGCTGCTGCAGAAACAAACAGGAAAGGTCAACAGCCCCTAGGTCACTTTCGCATTGGGTGATCTCGACTATACTGTGATTGGTTCTACATAGGAAGTGGTTCTAATGACACAACACGCGCCGAAAATCAGTCAATATCATGTCATTGCGGCAGTCGTCGCCGCCGAGCTCAATCAGACACTTAGCTACTGCAAACAGATAAATCTCACCGCCAGCAATGCCCAGGCAGCCTCGGCGCGGGTGGGCAATGCGGCGCTCGGTTTCAAGGCGTTAACTGGCTTCATCGACGATCTGGCCTCCTACACCATGAAGGCGGCCACCGACATCAATCAACTGGCCCACCAGGCCAGTCGTCTCGCCACAGAGACCGCCAGGGCGGCAGTGGCACTCAATCATTTCCAGCGAGCAAAACTCAAGGCCAATGGCGCGCCCTATGGCGATACCATCAACCCGGCCGTTGCCGCCACCCAGGCCCATCACAGCAAGTTACAGCAGGAGTTTGATCGCCTTATCGACAAGATGGAAAACCAGCTGTTTGAACTGAAACGCAACCTGCGCACCGCCAACATACTGGCCTCCATCTGCCGCATCGAGGCCTGCCGGGTCGATACCGCCAACCAGACCATATTTAACGACGTGGCCAACCGGGTAGATGATGTGGCCCAGTTGATCCGCCGCCGGGTCGACCATGCCATTACCCTGTTTGGCAACACTGCCCCCTGATCCACCTTTTTACCGAAAAG contains the following coding sequences:
- a CDS encoding chemotaxis protein; translated protein: MTQHAPKISQYHVIAAVVAAELNQTLSYCKQINLTASNAQAASARVGNAALGFKALTGFIDDLASYTMKAATDINQLAHQASRLATETARAAVALNHFQRAKLKANGAPYGDTINPAVAATQAHHSKLQQEFDRLIDKMENQLFELKRNLRTANILASICRIEACRVDTANQTIFNDVANRVDDVAQLIRRRVDHAITLFGNTAP